The Abditibacteriota bacterium DNA segment TATTTTCGGGGAGGCGGATATAGCGGTGTTTTTTTTCGCAGGGCGGGATAATTTGTCCCGCCGGGTCGGTCCGCGGCTCGCGGTTCTTTTGGAGGGGGTCTCTTACCGCCCGTGTCTGACAACACAGGCGCCCCCGTGGAGCGTTTTGGCATCCCGCTTGTACGGCCCCTCCCACCAGCCGCCTCCGGCAAAGCCGGAGTAAGGAACGCGGCTGGCGGGCCCCACCGTGGATCCCTGACCCAAAACGGCCTGAAGATTCTTTGCCGGGTTGGGCGGGATGACGCGGGGTCATGGCGCAGGCGTTTTGTCCCGTCGGGCCGGTCCGCGGCCGGGGCTCGCTTCTTCGTGACAGGGGATCTCTTACCGCCTCCTGCGGAGGCGCCGAGATGACGCGGGGTTAAGGCGGAGGCGCCGGGGCTTTGTCTTGCCCTCCCTTGCCTGAACGAGCCGGGGAACGGAAAGAGGTGGCGAAAGCGATCCCGGCTTCGGAATGAGGTGTGAATTCGGGCGGTTAGAATTAACGTCATTTCGGCGCACGTAGCGGACACTTTTCTCCACCCTCATCTCTGCGGGTACGGGGAGCGGGTAATTATTGCCGCATCTGTTATCTTTCCAGCTTGTGCCAGCCTTCCCAGTCCTTTTGAGTAGGAACGGGAGGAATATCAGGCAGATTGGTATCATCTTTTAAACGCCAAGGTCCGTAGACAGGAGTGCCGTCAGGCAGTGCGCCCTTCTCGGTCATCCACTTCCACTCCAAATAATCTTTTGAACCGACCCTGTTCCAATACACACCTTTATAAATAACATTTGCGCCATGAGTGCTTTTTACGAGCCGTTTTTCCGGCCCGTCGCCGATATATTCTTGTCCGACCCCTTCCTGATAAAAGCACAGTTTTTCAGCATACTCCGTTCCGCTGTCAAACGATACAAACACTATGTCCGGAGTAAGAAAATACACCTGTTTGACATTGCCGGGTATATATTCAAGATACACTCTGCGATATAAGCCGGAATGCACGCCGGCCAGCAGCCGGCGGTCTCTCCAGGTCTTTTTATTAAGGTCCAGATTATACATAAAAATCTCACCATTAAAACAGCACAAAAGCCTCAGCAAAGAACCGTCATCGGATGCTTCGGCATCAATGACCTTCGGCCTATAATCGAATACGCCTTCTTTATATTCTTTGTACTCATGAGCAAAAGTTATTATTTCTTCATCGGTGTAACCTTTGCCGTCGGGACCTTTCTCGCGCAGAATAATATACAGAGTTTTGCGCGCCGATATATCACTCCCGTTTTTGTTAAGTCCCGTTTCGCAGACAGTGCGGAAAACCGCACTCCTGCCGGCGCTTATAGGAAAAAGTTCCTCCGAGGTTCCTGCAATACAAGTATTGTTGCGGTAAAGCTCGCTGATAATGCCGGTCTTGGCAAGTTTCCTGAGGTTCACTTTCTTTATTATCTGCTCTCCGGCATCTGACGAAGCAGCGGTAACGGACTTGGGGGCTTTGGGCTGTCCGGTTGTTTGTCCGAATACAGATTTGCCGGTATTGCCGGTTTTTCCATATACTATCAAAGCGCCAACCCCTATTGCCATTACTAATATTATGGCAAGAATGATACTCTTATTCACGTTGCACCTCTAATGTCAATAATATGGATTCACTTGAAACTTAGAAAAAACGTCAGACTTTTCATATCAGTCTCCTTATTAATATTAAGATTTTTATACTTTATTATAGCACACAAAAAAGTCTTTGTCAAAAGTGTCACAAATGCTTTTTGACGAAAGGAGCGGCCCGGCGACAGAAAGAAGGTCCGGCGCCTGGCAGCCCCGCGTCATCCCGCCGGTTTTGCCCTCTCCGGGCAATTTGTGTTATAATGGGTGTGTATTATTATGTGGAGGAGCTGTTATGAGCGAGCCTGTAAAGGTGGTATTGCTGGGAGATTCCATCAGGATGAACTACGGCCCCCGGACCGCGGAGCGGCTGGGAGAGGGCTACACCGTATGGCAGCCGGAGGACAACTGCCGCTTTGTCAAATATCTGCTGCAGGGCATATTCACGGACTGGCGGGAGCATATAGCCGGCTGCGATATAGTCCATTTCAACGCGGGCAACTGGGATATATCCGACAACGCGGGAGACGGCCCCCTGTCCTCAAAGGAGGAATACGCCGCCAACCTGCTGCGGGCCGCCCGTTATCTGAAGACTCTGGCCGGGACCGTGTGCTTTGCCACCACCATCCCCGCCCGGCCCGAAAGAGCCATCACCGACAACCGTCTGGTGGCGGAATACAACGCCGCCGTGGTCCCGGCTCTCAAGCGGGAAGGGGTCCTCATAGACGACCTGTATTCGCTGGTCAACAGCGATATATACACGTATATCAGGGCAGACGACCAGGTCCATCTGACCGACGAGGGCATAGAAGCCTGCTCGGCTCAGGTGGCGGACTTCATAAGGAGCATCTCAGTCAAATGATCCGCGCGCTGTTTGTGATATTCTCGGCTGCCCTGCTGGCAGGGCTTTTGACGGCGGCAGGCATGGCCGCCGATATGACCGTGGAGACCCCGGAGGCCCGGATGGTCCTGCGGGCGGAGGACGGCGCTGCGTCTCTGGTCTCCCTGTCCCTCCGGGGCGGCAGCGAGCTGCTGGACGCCCCCTGCGGATTGGCTCTTCCCCGGGGCTATATGGAGGACGGCGCGGAAAAGCCCTTCCGGTGGACCTGCGTCTCCGTGTCCGGCAGCTCCCGCGCCCGTCGGCTCGTCTTTCACGACTCCGCCGCCGACGCCAGCTGCATTCTGACCGTGTCCGGCTCCCGGATAAAGGGGGCTCCATTTCAGTTTGAGGGCCGGCTTTCCGTCGGGAGACCTCTGACCATTGCCGCGGGAGAGGCCTTCCGGGCTGTGATCAGGGAGGACCGGGACCCTCTGGTGTGGACCTTTGACAAGGAAGGGGGCTTTGCCTTTGGGTGGAAGCTCTTCAGCGGCGTCTATTCGCCCGGCAGCGGCATCAGGCAGACCCGCCTTGCCCCCGGAGCCGAGGCTGCCGCCCGCACCCGCACCGATCAGAACTGGAACGCCGGGGGCGAGATCCCCATGATGTATATAGACTACGGGGACCGGGGCCTCTATCTGGCATTCGAGTGGACCAACACGGTCCTCACCGCCCGGGGCCTGGAGGGCCACGGGGCGGCTCTGTCGGCTGCCCTGTCCGACGGCAACATGATCACCCGGCTTCCCAAGGGCGGCAGCATGCTCATCCCGCCGGTGTATCTGGGGGTCTATCGGGGAGACGTGGACGACGGCTCCAACGCCTTCAAGCGCTGGTTTGTCAGGGAAAAGGCTCCGAAAAACATGCTCGCAGACCCCCGGGAGCCTCTCGTGCAGCAGGACATGCAGCTGGGCTATGACGTGGCCAAATACGGCATACAGCTCATCAAGATGGACTACGGCTGGTGGTCCGACGAAAAGGCGGGGCCCACCTGGCGCACCCACGAAGGCCTGCTGGAGATGCACAACTCCGACTATCTGAAGGTGCTCTCGGACCACGGCTGCAGGACCCTGCGGGAATACGTCGCCCGGGCCAAAAAGGCCGGGGTGGGGGTCACCATGTACGTGTTGCTGAAGGACACTCAGCTGGACCGGCAGGGGGTGCCTACCTCCGTGGGCACATACGGCCATCCCGAATGGTTTTCCGACGTGAACGTCACGGGCATGGGCTGCTCCGCCGACCTGGGCAACAGTGAGTGCGTGGCCTTTTATAAAAAATATCTGCTGGACTTTTTCAAAAGGAATGCGGTCACCACCTGGCGCTCCGATTTTGAGCCCATCTGCCGCACCTCTCCCAGAGAAAACCGGCATCTCGCCGGGGGCAACGACGTTCAGTACTGGGCCACCGTGGGCTTCGGGGAGCTGGTGGACCACCTGACGGCCCGGCTGCCGGGGTTCCGTTATGAGAGCTGTTCTTCCGGAGGTTCCATGAAGGACCTGTGGACCATGACCAGGGCCAGCGTCATCAACTGCGACGACAGCGCCGACTATATGTCCCTGCATATGTCCTTTTATGATTCCTCCTACTGCATCCATCCCATGCAGCTGCAGATACCCTGCAACGCCCTGACCTATACCCGGGGGTCTGCCAACTACACAGGCACGGCGGACTATCTCTACGGCCTCCGGTGCCAGCTCACCGGCGCCGTTATGCTCTCCAACTGGCAGGGCACCACCGAGGAGGACAAGGCCTACTGGCCCTATCACGTGAAGGAGCTCTACGAGCGGCGGCTGAAGCCCCTTATCCGCAACGGGGACCTCTATCACATATTGCCCCGGCCCGACGGAGTCCACTGGGACGGGCTGGAATACTTTGACCCCGACACGAATACGGGGGCGGTCATGCTGTGGAAGCCCACCAACGAAGAAGGCAGCTCCAGGACCGTGGCCCTTCGGGGCCTGGAGCCGGACCGGGAATACCTGCTCACCTTTGAGGACAGGCGCGAGCAGTCCTTCCGGGCCCGGGGGCGGGAGCTGTCCGAAAAGGGGCTCACCGCGGTCATAGGCGGAGCCGTGGGCAGCGAAATAGTCTGGATAAGTCCTGCGGACGATAAATGAAAGGAAGACACGTGAAAAAGATCTGTTTTGTCGCGGTCCTGGCCCTGCTGTCGGCGGCCGTCCTGGGCGCCTCTTTTGACAGAGACACCTATTACAAAAAAGTGCTGGGCTGCTGGAACGGCAAGGTCATAGGCGGAGCTCTGGGCATGCCCAGGGAAGGGGCCTGGTGGGAAAACCAGCTCAGGGAGTTCCCCGTCTTCCCGGGGTATCTCACCGGGGTAAAATGCGGCTGGAGCTTCTACAGGGATCATCAGACGGTGCCCGAGGACGGAGAGTGGACCAGGGTCACCTTCCGCTGCTCTCTGCCCGGCTTCCGGCCCGACACCACGGTCCCCAGCCCCATCATAGGCATATCGCCGGAAAACTACGACCGGCCGGTACACCTGCAGGTCAAAAACATCAGGATCACCAGCCACGACATCCCCCTCACGGACGAGGATTTCAGAGCTTTTAACGCCTGCAAATACGAGGACGGCTGCTTTGACGTCAATTCCGCCTACGGCGGCGAGAGGAGCTGGATACAGCTTGCCGACTACCGCAAGATGGAGGGCGTGAAGCCCGGCGAGCCCTTTGAAATACAGGCGGATATCCGCTACGTGTCCGGGGAGAACCGCATAGGCCTGGCCTTTGACTACTATCAGACAGGGGTCAACGGCTTCGGTCCCGACGACGACACCTCCTACGAGATAGTGGGCCTCCTGGCCCTGGAGCAGTTCGGCCCCGCCGTGACCTCCGAAAACATAGGAGAGCTGTGGCTGAAGCTGCTGCCCCTGAACCCGAACGGGCCGCTGGCGGAGGAGATAGCCTTTGGCAGGATGCAGAAGGGCATCATGCCTCCCGAGTCCGGCAACCATGATGTGGGCAACGCCATAGGCGGCCAGATGAAGGGAGAGATATGGGGCCTGGTGTGCCCCGGCCGGCCCGGGCTGGCGGCGGAATACGCCCGCCGGGACGGCGTGGTGGCCCACAAGGAGGACGGGGTGTACGGCGAGATGTTCGTGGCGGCCATGATCAGCGAAGCCTTTGTGGAGAGCGACGTGAAAAAGCTCATAGACACGGGCCTCTCCGTGATACCCGCCGACTCCAAATACGCCCGGATGGTCCGTCGGGTCATAGACGAATACGAGTCCGGCAGGACCTGGGCGCAGATACTCAGGGACGTGAAGAAGGAGTATCCCGACATGTGCGACCCGGTGTATCCCGAGTGCGCCATCATCACTCTGGCCCTGCTGGAGGGCAAGGGAGACTTTGACTACACCGTCATCACCGCCTTCTACTGCGGCTCGGACACGGACTGCGACACTGCCACCGTGGGGGCCGTCATAGGTACTGTCATAGGCTATGACGCCATCCCCGACCGGTGGAAGGAGCCCATCCACAACGATTTTCGCTGCTTTGTCAAGGGCTATGAAAACTGGCAGATCACCGAGCTCTGCCGGCGCATATGCCGTCAGGGAGACAGGGTGATGAAGTATCACGGCAGGACGGGCAGATTTTGAGGAGGCAGGAGATGAAGATACGAGGCTTTTTGGTCCTGTGGGGCCTGTTGGCCCTGCTGTCGGCGGCGGCCTGGAGCGCCCCCCTTGACAGGGATACCTATTACAAAAAGGTGCTGGGCTGCTGGAACGGCAAATGCATAGGCGGCGGTCTGGGTATGCCCGTGGAAGGCGCCTGGTGGGAAAACCAGCTGAAAAACTATCCCGTGGTGGACGGCTACGTGGGCTATATAGGCAACGTGATCCGGAGCTGGTCCGGCTTTCTGGCCCGCGCCGAGGTGCCCATGGACGGAGAATGGCACGAGATCGAGCTCAGCGTCACGGTGCCGGAGATGGACAAGGATCTTTTCCCGGCGCCCATCATAGGCATGTCCCTGGAGGAATACGATAAGCGAAGCGCCATACTCATCAGGGATATAGCCATCACCAGCCACCCCGTACCCCTCTCAGAAAAGATGCGGACGGACTTCAACGGCTGCAACAGCTGCTGGTACAACACGGATCTGGAAGCCTGGGTCCTGGATTTTCCCGGGGAAGGGGGCCGCAGCTGGATCAAGACCAACAATTTCTCCAAATTCGGCACCGATATCATAAAGTCCGGGGATACCTTCACCGTCCGAATGAACGCCAAGTGGCTGCAGGGGGACAATCATTTCGGCCTGGCCTTCGACTTTATGGACAAGGACGGCAGCGGCTTCGGACCCGACGACGACACCTCCTATCAGATAATAGGCCTGCTGGGCCTGGAGAAATACGGCCCCTCCCTCACCAGTGAGGAGATAGGCAGGCTGTGGGTGGAGCATATCAATATTGACCTGCCCGACTATCTGGCCGAGGGCATCAGCCTCAACAGGCTCAGACAGGGTATCATGCCCCCCGAGTCCGGGGACCACGCCGTGGGCAACGCCATAGGCGGCCAGATGAAGGGGGAGATATGGGGCCTGGTGTGCCCCGGCCGGCCCGATCTGGCGGCGGAATACGCCCGCCGGGACGGCGTGGTGGCCCACAAGGAAGACGGAGTGTACGGCGAGATGTTCGTGGCGGCCATGATCAGCGAAGCCTTTGTGGAGTCTGACCCCCGGGCCCTGATACGGGCCGGACTGTCGGTGATACCGCCGGAGAGCAAATACGCCTGCATGGTGCAGAGAGTCCTGGACGAATACGCAGAAGGCAGGACCTGGGTGCAGATCCTCAGAGACGTGAAGAAGGACTATCCCTCCATGTGCGACCCGGTGTATCCCGAGTGCGCCATCATCACTCTGGCCCTGCTGGAGGGCAAGGGGGACTTTGACTACACCATCATCACCGCCTTTTACTGCGGCTCGGACACGGACTGCGACACTGCCACCGTGGGGGCCGTCATAGGCGCCGTCATAGGCTATGACGCCATCCCCGACAAGTGGAAGAAGCCCATAGGCAACACCTTCCGGTGTTTTGTGTCGGGGCAGGAAAGCCTGAAGATCACCGACCTGTGCCGCCGCATATGCCGGCAGGGAGGCAGGGTGCTCAGGTATCACGGCCAAAAGGTGGATTATTGAGCAGGGCCGCGCAGGCGGCAAAAAGTTTTTCTTGACTAAATGATTTATTTGTGCTATCATAGTTTTGCTATCTGAGTATAGTCAATTGTATTATCGGAGTAGTATTAATGTCAAACGTTGTTGTTGTGGGTCTTCAGTGGGGAGACGAAGCAAAGGGAAAAGTAGTGGATTTTCTTTCGCAGGATGCGGAATACGTGGTGCGTTTCAACGGCGGCAATAACGCCGGGCACACCGTGGTGGTGGGCAAGGACACCTACAAATTTCACGCTATTCCCGTGGGAGTGCTGAATCCCGACGCCATAGCCCTTATCACTGACGGCGTTGTGTTGGATCTGGGAGTATTTGCCGAGGAGCTCAGAGGGCTTCGGGAAAGGGGCATCACCGCCGACAAGATCAAGGTCTCAGGCAACGTGCATATCATCATGCCCTGGCACAAGCGGCTGGACGCTCTGGAGGAAGCCTACAAAAAGGACGGCAAGGTGGGCACCACCGGACGGGGCATAGGCCCCTGCTACGCCGACAAGGCTTCCAGGATAGGCCTGCGCATATACGACATCATCGACCCCGAGGCGCTGCCCGTCAAGCTCCGGGAAGTGCTGAGGCTCAAAAACGATATCATCACCAAGGTCTACGGCGGCGAGCCCTTCGATTATGACGAGATACTGGAGCAGTACACCGTGTACGGCAAGGCTCTCCGGCCCTACGTGGCCGACACGGCCACCATGCTCTTTGAGGCTACCTCCGACTGCCGCAAGATACTCTTTGAGGCGGCTCAGGGAGCGCTGCTGGATATAGACCAGGGCACCTATCCCTTTGTCACCAGCTCCCATTCCATTTCCGGCGGAGCGACGCTGGGCACCGGCGTGGGACCCACCGCCATTGATTACGTCATAGGAGTGGCCAAGGCCTACACCACCAGAGTGGGCGCCGGCCCCATGCCCACGGAGCTCTTTGACGACATGGGCGACGTCATCAGGGAAAACGGCCACGAATACGGCACCACCACCGGCCGGCCCCGCCGCTGCGGCTGGTTTGACGCGGTCTGCGCCCGCTATTCCTGCCGCATAAACGGCTGCACCTCCGTGGCAGTGTGCCTGCTGGACGTGCTCAATATGCCCAGGATAAAGATATGCACCAAATATGAGATAGACGGCCGTCTGACGGACGTGTTCCCCACCAAGCCGGAGCTGCTGGCCAAAGCCAGGCCCGTGTATGAAGAGCTGGAGGGCTGGAACTGCGACGTCAGCGGCATCAGATCTTTCCGGGAGTTGCCCGAAAAATGCAGGGCCTACGTCCGCAGAGTGGAGGAGCTGATGGGCTGCCGGATATGTATGGTGTCCGTGGGACCCAAACGGGACCAGAGCATCATCATCGACCGGGAGCTCCTGTCGGTGTTTGACAACTAACCGAGCCGCCTCCCTGCGGGGAGGCTTTTTTTTATTGCCATAAGGAGCCGCTATGAAATATCTGCTTGCTGTATCGCTTCTGTTTTGCCTCTTGCCGCTGGCTGCGGCGGAACGCAACCTGCCCTCCGAGCTGAGCGGAGTGGGCGCGGGAGCCTCTCACCCTTATATGAAAAGCCATATCCTGGGGATAGGCATCCCTCTCGTCTATGAGTTTCAGGCCTCGGACGGAGACTACGTGGTGGTGGCCGGCTTTTGCGAGCCCTTCTGGAGCGAGGGCAAAAACCGCATACTGGAGCTGGCAGTGGCCGGGGGCAGCCCCGTCACGCTGGACCCCGCCGCCGACCCGGGCAAGTCCAGACCCCTGTTTTGCGAGGCAAAAGGCCGGGCGTCCGGCGGGCGCCTGAGAGTGGAGGTCAGGGCTGCGGCCGGGTCGCCGGACAAGAACACCATCTGCTCCGGCATCTGGGTCTTTGACAGCGGCGGCTACAGCCGGGATTCTCTGTCCCCCGACGCCGTTGCCCGGGGGGAGGGAGACGCCGCGGCCCTCTACACGGTCAACTGCGGCGAAAGGGATTCGGATATCATCTACAGGAGCCTGGACGCGGAGATGCGCAGGGTCCGGGCCTGCGGCAAGCTGGCGCCGGGGCTGGGCATCGCCTTTTCCGCGGCCGAAATGGAGGCCGCTCTGGCCAAGGGGGATACGCCCCTGCTGAAGTCTCTGATGAGGCAGGCCGCTCCGGCGCTCCGGAGCGTGGAGGAGGCAGTCCTGGACAAATACGCCCCCTTTATGAGGGAGACCGCCGAGACCCGCCTGTTCTCGCCGGGGCAGGCAAACGTAGAGCTCAGGCAGGAGGACAGTGTAAAGGTGTCCCTGCGAGCCTACCCGGAGGAGGGCCTCGCGGACTACGGCTTTTACCGGGAGTGGGGCGGCGAGAGGATGGAAAATATAGCAACCCTCTCCTTTTCCGGTCCCGGCCATGACGAGGGCAGGCTGCTGGGCCTGGGGACAGACCCGGCCCTCAGGGATATAGACTACACGGCGGCCCGGGTCAAATACGTGTACCGGGACACCACCCTGTCCTTCAACGTGAGCGAGGGCCCCTGGCTCCTGGCCACCTCCTCCAAAGAGCCGTTTGAAATAGACACGCCTCTTGAGGAGAAGGGCGGAGTGTTCAGAGGCCAAAAGGGCTCCATGCATTTTGCCATAGTGTCTCCCGAGGGGCGCCGGACCCGCAGCATGGCCGTGCTGTGGGCGGACAGCGCTGCCAAGCTGGACCGGCTCATCGCCTCCTTCGGCTCAACGGCAGCCCGCAAGGCCCAGGCGGAGGCCTGGGCGGAGGAGTCTGTCCGCAGCGCCGTCCTGAAGGGCGCCGGGGCCTATGACGGTCTCATGAAGCAGAACCACCGGGCCATGGCCGCCATGCACTGGCCGCAGGGGCAGCTGCTGGCGGCTCTGGACGGGGGCTACACCCATATCTGGGTGAGGGACACCACCGTGGGGGTCTTGTTTGAGGCCCTGGCCGGGGAACACAGATATATCGGCAAATGGGCCGACTATCTGGTGGCGAACTACACTGAGACCGAAGCGAATGGCAAGGCCTACAAAGCCTTTTTCACCTTTCCCGGCAAGCACTACTTCAAGAAGGAACAGGACGGCCATTTTTATGCGGTGGCGTCCTGCTACGGCGCCTGGAAGCTGACGGGAGACCGGACGGGACTGGCGGAGCGCTACGAGGTGCTGAGGTCCTCGTCGGACTATCTGGACGCCAGATGGTATGACGGGGAAAAGCAGCTCTACGTGGAGACCTACGTCAACGAAGCCTCCATGGGAGCCTCGGAGGAACGGGAGAGCGGCGGCGAGTATTACGGCAGCCTGGTCATAGACGGCCAGTACGGCGAATGGATCGACAGCCTGTATCAGAACCAGATCATGTACGCCTCTCACATCATGCTGGCGGAAATGGCCGACGCCCTGCAGCGGCCCGCAGACAAAGAGTTTCACATGGACAAGGCCCGCAGTCTGCAGGCGGCAGTCAAAAAGGAGCTGTGGAACGGCAAGCATTATTATGCCGGCGACGTGAGGCTCCCGGACGGCACCTACCGGAAGGCCGACTGGTTCTATCACGACATTTTCTTTGATTATATCTGGGCCCTGACCCTGTTCCCGGCTCTGACGGACCAGCGCGCGGGCTATCTGTCTCTGGAAGCCATCATGACGGAGAGGGAGCCCGGGGCCCTGTTCGGCGGCACCCTGCAGAGAAACTATTTTGCCGGGGGCTGGGGCCACGCCTCCTACGCCTTTGCCATGGCCGGGGAATACGACAAGGCCCGCATCCTGATGGACAGGGTGTCCGCCCCCATGCGCAAGGTGTATTTCAACACGGTGATGGACGCCATGTATTATATGCCCGACGTGATGTACGAGAACGCCCACAACCCCGGCAACCACAAGCCCCAGTCCTTTGCCATAGGCCCCTGGATGTATGCGGCCTCCGCCTTTTGCGCCATCGAAGACTACAACGGCGTGACCGCAGTCCCCTCGGGCACGGGAGAGGAGATAGAGGATATGTCCTTCCGGGGCGCCCGGGTCACGGTGCGCACCGGCAAGACCGGGCAGTACGCCTCGGGCATCAGGGTCAACGGCAGGCTGCTGGAGGGAGTGCTGAAGGCTCCCGCAAACCTGCTGAAGGGCCGGGTACTCATAGAGACGGTCTATGACCACGCCCCTTACCGCCTGCCGGTGCTGGCCTACACCAACGCCGAGATAGGCCGGGTGACAAACGGGACCGCAGGGACCGTCGTGACCCTCAGAAGCTACGGCCGCGCGCTGGTCCGCTTTGACCGGACGGTCCGGAGGGACAGCCTGTCCCTCAGGACCCAAACGGGCAGAGACGTGCCCTTTGAGCTGTGGACCGAAGGGGGCAAGACCAGGATAGAATATGACGCCGCAGGAGAGACTCTCATTCTGACTGTGGGCGGCTGAGACCGGCCAAAGCTGCGGTCATCGTAATTCGGGACGGGACCGGCGGGGCAGGCGATGAGCGCCGGCCCCGCCGGCTTGTTGTTACAGAGCCTTCCCCGGCGGCATATTGCGCCCTCGGCCCGGGGCTTCATCGGAAAAGAATTGCCGGAGAGCCCGGAGTGCGGTCCCCGGTACAGACGCAAAGCGCCTTCAAAAACGTGTCTTTTCCCCGTGAGCGCCGCCCCGAGCCAAACAATTTTTTCTGCCGTATCTTTTCACATATGTAGTATAATGTAATTGAGAGGCTCCGGACGACCTGCCGGGCCTTCACTCTGAAAAGGAGAGACACAGTGAAAAGAATATACTTCGTTCTGGCCGCGCTTGCGGTCTGTCTGGCGGTCTCCGGCCTGTGGGCGGACACCATCAGCATCAACACGGTGGAGGACCTGACGGCCCTCAATGACAGCGAATGCGTCATCCGGGAGTCGGACACGGTGGAATTTGCCGCCGGCAAGACCTTTGACCTTTCCGGGATCAAATGGAAGGGCATAGGCCGCAACCTGGGCGTCATCAACGGCAACGGGGCTACGGTCGTACTGTCCGGTTTCAGGCCCTGCCTGTTTTCCGCCACCTATCTGTATTATTTCGGCTTTGTGTCGGAGAATTACGGTGAGATAAACGACCTGAATGTCCGGGTCCCCGACAATATTTCCGTGGCCGAGCAGGACAGCACCACCGTTGGCGGTCTGGTCTGCGCCAGCAACTTGCACACCGGGGTGGTCAAAAACTGCCAAGTGAAAGGCGGCGGCAACAGAATAAAGGCCTGG contains these protein-coding regions:
- a CDS encoding ADP-ribosylglycohydrolase family protein, producing the protein MKIRGFLVLWGLLALLSAAAWSAPLDRDTYYKKVLGCWNGKCIGGGLGMPVEGAWWENQLKNYPVVDGYVGYIGNVIRSWSGFLARAEVPMDGEWHEIELSVTVPEMDKDLFPAPIIGMSLEEYDKRSAILIRDIAITSHPVPLSEKMRTDFNGCNSCWYNTDLEAWVLDFPGEGGRSWIKTNNFSKFGTDIIKSGDTFTVRMNAKWLQGDNHFGLAFDFMDKDGSGFGPDDDTSYQIIGLLGLEKYGPSLTSEEIGRLWVEHINIDLPDYLAEGISLNRLRQGIMPPESGDHAVGNAIGGQMKGEIWGLVCPGRPDLAAEYARRDGVVAHKEDGVYGEMFVAAMISEAFVESDPRALIRAGLSVIPPESKYACMVQRVLDEYAEGRTWVQILRDVKKDYPSMCDPVYPECAIITLALLEGKGDFDYTIITAFYCGSDTDCDTATVGAVIGAVIGYDAIPDKWKKPIGNTFRCFVSGQESLKITDLCRRICRQGGRVLRYHGQKVDY
- a CDS encoding GH36 C-terminal domain-containing protein, giving the protein MIRALFVIFSAALLAGLLTAAGMAADMTVETPEARMVLRAEDGAASLVSLSLRGGSELLDAPCGLALPRGYMEDGAEKPFRWTCVSVSGSSRARRLVFHDSAADASCILTVSGSRIKGAPFQFEGRLSVGRPLTIAAGEAFRAVIREDRDPLVWTFDKEGGFAFGWKLFSGVYSPGSGIRQTRLAPGAEAAARTRTDQNWNAGGEIPMMYIDYGDRGLYLAFEWTNTVLTARGLEGHGAALSAALSDGNMITRLPKGGSMLIPPVYLGVYRGDVDDGSNAFKRWFVREKAPKNMLADPREPLVQQDMQLGYDVAKYGIQLIKMDYGWWSDEKAGPTWRTHEGLLEMHNSDYLKVLSDHGCRTLREYVARAKKAGVGVTMYVLLKDTQLDRQGVPTSVGTYGHPEWFSDVNVTGMGCSADLGNSECVAFYKKYLLDFFKRNAVTTWRSDFEPICRTSPRENRHLAGGNDVQYWATVGFGELVDHLTARLPGFRYESCSSGGSMKDLWTMTRASVINCDDSADYMSLHMSFYDSSYCIHPMQLQIPCNALTYTRGSANYTGTADYLYGLRCQLTGAVMLSNWQGTTEEDKAYWPYHVKELYERRLKPLIRNGDLYHILPRPDGVHWDGLEYFDPDTNTGAVMLWKPTNEEGSSRTVALRGLEPDREYLLTFEDRREQSFRARGRELSEKGLTAVIGGAVGSEIVWISPADDK
- a CDS encoding ADP-ribosylglycohydrolase family protein; its protein translation is MKKICFVAVLALLSAAVLGASFDRDTYYKKVLGCWNGKVIGGALGMPREGAWWENQLREFPVFPGYLTGVKCGWSFYRDHQTVPEDGEWTRVTFRCSLPGFRPDTTVPSPIIGISPENYDRPVHLQVKNIRITSHDIPLTDEDFRAFNACKYEDGCFDVNSAYGGERSWIQLADYRKMEGVKPGEPFEIQADIRYVSGENRIGLAFDYYQTGVNGFGPDDDTSYEIVGLLALEQFGPAVTSENIGELWLKLLPLNPNGPLAEEIAFGRMQKGIMPPESGNHDVGNAIGGQMKGEIWGLVCPGRPGLAAEYARRDGVVAHKEDGVYGEMFVAAMISEAFVESDVKKLIDTGLSVIPADSKYARMVRRVIDEYESGRTWAQILRDVKKEYPDMCDPVYPECAIITLALLEGKGDFDYTVITAFYCGSDTDCDTATVGAVIGTVIGYDAIPDRWKEPIHNDFRCFVKGYENWQITELCRRICRQGDRVMKYHGRTGRF
- a CDS encoding SGNH/GDSL hydrolase family protein, with translation MSEPVKVVLLGDSIRMNYGPRTAERLGEGYTVWQPEDNCRFVKYLLQGIFTDWREHIAGCDIVHFNAGNWDISDNAGDGPLSSKEEYAANLLRAARYLKTLAGTVCFATTIPARPERAITDNRLVAEYNAAVVPALKREGVLIDDLYSLVNSDIYTYIRADDQVHLTDEGIEACSAQVADFIRSISVK
- a CDS encoding adenylosuccinate synthase, with the protein product MSNVVVVGLQWGDEAKGKVVDFLSQDAEYVVRFNGGNNAGHTVVVGKDTYKFHAIPVGVLNPDAIALITDGVVLDLGVFAEELRGLRERGITADKIKVSGNVHIIMPWHKRLDALEEAYKKDGKVGTTGRGIGPCYADKASRIGLRIYDIIDPEALPVKLREVLRLKNDIITKVYGGEPFDYDEILEQYTVYGKALRPYVADTATMLFEATSDCRKILFEAAQGALLDIDQGTYPFVTSSHSISGGATLGTGVGPTAIDYVIGVAKAYTTRVGAGPMPTELFDDMGDVIRENGHEYGTTTGRPRRCGWFDAVCARYSCRINGCTSVAVCLLDVLNMPRIKICTKYEIDGRLTDVFPTKPELLAKARPVYEELEGWNCDVSGIRSFRELPEKCRAYVRRVEELMGCRICMVSVGPKRDQSIIIDRELLSVFDN